The nucleotide sequence ACAGATGAGGTCTCAAGCCTACCCCAAAGGATTTTACTAGCCTTCTTAGAAATCTTTGTATCCGTTTTTATCTTTCCAACCAAATAGTTTGTTTACTGCACACACGTTTGAAAGTGAACTAGAATTCATTTTGAGCGCCAACCGTTTTGCTTGAGTTGCTTCTGGGTACTTTGGTTGCAACGAATATCAAATCACAACTCACTTGAAAAGATGAGCACTTTATTGACGGTACTTCAAAAAGATAGAAGTGAGACGTTATCGTTTCAAAATGCTACTGTTACAATAAGGCCCTAGTAAACGATATGCACAAATAACATGTATAGGATGAGAAAGTGCTGTGTCTTCTCAGTGGGTTTGGATTTCATATCATGTATCATATATCTATCCTATTTGCAGTAGAGCTAGTATCGTGAGTAGTTAAACTGCTGTAATATTATATGCATATACCCTTTGGCATCAAATTCCATGATTCCGCTCTCTCTCTCATCCTCTGTGCTCAATGAAtgttttgcaaatgttttcACCACAGATTTTTCAACAAATACAGTTTGTCACAACAATCGGTTTTGTGCTATCCCAAGCTTATTTCGTCTTCACAATGGGACACTTTGCTGTTTGGCTTCAGTCACATAACCCGATCACTTTTAGCTTTTGTATTCGAGCAAGATGGAGATGTCCCATTCTAAAATGCATACGTGGAGTCGGGAAGGATTTTACAAAGGCTGGCCAACGTCAAATACTGTAAATTAAGAATTGACTTAGTAACGGGCAGTCAAATATTTTCGAACGGAACTTTACTGCTCGGAACCAACGCCAATCGTTAGTGTTTCCGTGCGGACACATTACACAAGCGGAATCTGCGCTTCTTCCTTGTGTCAAATCGCTGTTCGGACACTAACTAGTTCGAATGATGGCCCATGGCATGAGTCAGTGATTAACTCGCCATGGAGCTATTTGGAAGCAATTTTGATGACTCTGTATTTTCAGAGGCCAAAGACCGTGGGTCGGTGTGCGTGCCTTCTTATAACGCTAAAAGCTGCGAGCCGGAGGTGAGAAATTGGGACACGACTACTCTTGCGCCGGGTGGAACAACTGTTGACCTGCTGTCATTCAAATGAAGAAAATAAATTCACTGCACTTGCATATCCCAAACATATTGTCAATAAATACGTAAACCGAGCCTTATCTTCGTGCGGCGTTTGTTCATTATGCCGAATGCATTGCATTGTAGTAAATGCTTTGTCCTCTTGTAGTGGTTTTGTGAAGGTGCCGCTCTTGACACAGAAGACTCTTTGGAAAAGCAGAAAGTTTTGAAGTTTAGGGGTGACCTGGCAACGAGACAGGGCAAATACCAGGTATTTATTTCTGAAATCCAACTTATAGCAACACGAGCATCAATCTCTATGACAAAATGCTCCTCTTGTGTGTTAGGCAGCCCTGGATGCTTACAGCGGTTGCCTGGAGTGGATCTCTGACAACAACCTGTCAATCAAAAGAGATATTTTGGAGGGAATGGCTCGATGTTACACCAGGTTGGACCAGAGAGACAGAGCAATGGGCTTACTGGATCTGCtggtacacacacactcatattttCGTAGCGTGTTCCAAACTCTATTACaccatgttttttgtttgtggaaCATGTGTACGATTGTCTCGCAGAAATTGTGGGGACGGGTAAAACAATTCAAATGTCTGCTTATTCTGCATTTTTACCTACTGATTCATCTGGAATATTCCCAGATGACCATTTGCAATAAATGTGTGTCTTTTTGTCCAGAGCAAAGAAGCCTCAAACACATGTCACCTGACCAGCCTGCTGCTGCTCAAGGTAAATGTGGGCACTCCCTTCACAACGCGTTGGAGGTCACGTCATTTGCTTTGCCCAAAAGGTGAGCGTCTACCAACATTTTGGAGTCATCGGACCCTGGATGTCGTCTCTGCAAGAGCTGTGCAGCCTGGTGCCTTTCAACCCTTGGAATTGGTGCAACCTGGGAAAGATGTGTCTGCAGCTGTTGGAGGACTCCACAACCTTGGGTAACGTTTTATTCATCTTGGAGGCCGTTTCACCACGGAGATCCAGTCTATTCAATTTCAAATTGATCCACTGAACTGATttcaattcagatttttttttttttcttcttctaaaaATGAAGGTCTCATTTATCCCGAATTCC is from Syngnathus scovelli strain Florida chromosome 9, RoL_Ssco_1.2, whole genome shotgun sequence and encodes:
- the c9h8orf76 gene encoding uncharacterized protein C8orf76 homolog isoform X2; the encoded protein is MELFGSNFDDSVFSEAKDRGSVCVPSYNAKSCEPEWFCEGAALDTEDSLEKQKVLKFRGDLATRQGKYQAALDAYSGCLEWISDNNLSIKRDILEGMARCYTRLDQRDRAMGLLDLLSKEASNTCHLTSLLLLKVSVYQHFGVIGPWMSSLQELCSLVPFNPWNWCNLGKMCLQLLEDSTTLDKKGKEAEEQQEELSEERLWLKACLCFIRTRLLLRILQQQQSSFVLRHNQNVVQIAEDALGRLNPDQATLLTLTETWKALDITPMT
- the c9h8orf76 gene encoding uncharacterized protein C8orf76 homolog isoform X1, whose protein sequence is MELFGSNFDDSVFSEAKDRGSVCVPSYNAKSCEPEWFCEGAALDTEDSLEKQKVLKFRGDLATRQGKYQAALDAYSGCLEWISDNNLSIKRDILEGMARCYTRLDQRDRAMGLLDLLSKEASNTCHLTSLLLLKVSVYQHFGVIGPWMSSLQELCSLVPFNPWNWCNLGKMCLQLLEDSTTLDKKGKEAEEQQEELSEERLWLKACLCFIRTRLLLRILQQQQSSFVLRHNQNVVQIAEDALGRLNPDQATLLTLTEVISEDLNPEKMKEDYQDGMSLSSVCLQSFEERWWNKILLSGVLETDGYHRLSGTKV